One segment of Desulfosudis oleivorans Hxd3 DNA contains the following:
- a CDS encoding type I restriction-modification system subunit M has protein sequence MNHNGNNTEARLWDAADQLRANSKLKSSEYSVPVLGLVFLRYADHKFQAAAKELEGKGGGRRKTGPADYQAKGVLYLPKAARFSALIQMPEGANIGTAINNAMRAIEAENPDLKDVLPKTYNRFENTLLKELLKTMNSVPMDIEGDAFGRIYEYFLGNFARAEGQKGGEFFTPTAIVRLIVGIIEPFHGRIYDPACGSGGMFVQSARFVAEHKKNPGAELSVYGQEKVAETVRLGKMNLAVHGLSGDIREGNAYYEDLHRAVNKFDFVMANPPFNVDRVDKDRLKDDPRFPFGLPRTDNANYLWIQIFYSALNKTGRSGFVMANSASDARGSELDIRRQLIEAQAVDVMVAVGSNFFYTVTLPCTLWFFDKGKRNAVPGSAAPQCGISRADTVLFIDARHLYRQIDRAHRDWTPAQIEFLANIARLYRGEQTENLHDSADLLAEHFGKKSKYVDVPGLCKVATIAEIEAQGWSLNPGRYVGVAARTEDDFDFKERLEEMNEELEILNAEARELEERIAENVAKLLEGE, from the coding sequence ATGAATCACAACGGAAACAATACTGAAGCCCGTCTATGGGACGCGGCGGATCAACTGCGGGCAAACTCCAAGCTGAAGTCTTCAGAATATTCCGTACCGGTGCTGGGTCTGGTCTTTCTGCGCTATGCAGACCACAAATTCCAGGCAGCGGCAAAAGAGCTGGAGGGCAAAGGCGGCGGGCGGCGTAAAACCGGCCCGGCCGATTATCAGGCCAAAGGCGTGCTCTATCTGCCCAAGGCTGCGCGTTTTTCGGCCCTGATCCAGATGCCTGAAGGGGCCAACATCGGCACGGCCATCAACAATGCCATGCGGGCCATTGAGGCCGAGAACCCCGATCTCAAGGACGTGCTGCCCAAGACCTACAACCGCTTTGAGAACACCCTGCTAAAAGAACTGCTCAAGACCATGAACTCCGTCCCCATGGACATTGAGGGGGACGCCTTTGGCAGGATTTACGAGTATTTTCTGGGGAACTTCGCCCGCGCCGAAGGCCAGAAGGGCGGCGAGTTTTTTACGCCCACCGCCATTGTCCGGCTCATCGTCGGCATCATCGAACCGTTCCACGGCCGCATCTATGACCCGGCCTGCGGCTCCGGCGGCATGTTTGTGCAGAGCGCCCGGTTTGTGGCCGAACACAAAAAGAACCCCGGCGCCGAACTGAGTGTTTACGGACAGGAAAAGGTGGCAGAAACCGTGCGCCTGGGCAAAATGAACCTGGCCGTGCACGGCCTTTCCGGCGATATCCGCGAAGGCAACGCCTATTATGAGGATCTGCACCGCGCCGTCAACAAATTTGACTTTGTCATGGCCAATCCGCCCTTTAACGTGGACCGGGTGGACAAGGACCGGCTCAAGGACGACCCCCGCTTTCCCTTTGGCCTGCCCCGCACGGATAACGCCAATTATCTCTGGATTCAAATATTTTACAGCGCCCTGAACAAAACCGGCCGGTCCGGATTTGTCATGGCCAACTCGGCCTCCGACGCCCGCGGCTCAGAACTGGACATCCGCCGGCAGCTCATCGAAGCCCAAGCCGTGGATGTGATGGTGGCCGTGGGCTCCAATTTTTTTTACACCGTGACCCTGCCCTGCACCCTCTGGTTTTTCGATAAGGGCAAGAGGAATGCCGTTCCTGGGAGCGCCGCACCCCAGTGCGGCATTTCCCGCGCGGACACCGTTCTTTTCATCGACGCCCGCCATCTTTACCGTCAGATCGACCGGGCTCACCGGGACTGGACCCCGGCCCAGATCGAGTTTCTGGCCAACATCGCCCGGCTCTACCGGGGCGAGCAGACCGAAAACCTTCACGACAGCGCCGACCTGCTGGCCGAGCACTTCGGCAAGAAGTCCAAATATGTTGATGTTCCCGGTCTGTGCAAGGTGGCCACCATTGCCGAGATCGAGGCCCAGGGCTGGAGCCTCAACCCCGGACGTTATGTGGGCGTGGCGGCAAGGACCGAAGATGATTTTGACTTCAAGGAACGGCTGGAGGAGATGAACGAAGAACTGGAAATCCTCAATGCCGAGGCCCGGGAGTTGGAAGAACGGATTGCCGAGAATGTGGCGAAGTTGCTGGAGGGGGAGTGA